A part of Asterias rubens chromosome 14, eAstRub1.3, whole genome shotgun sequence genomic DNA contains:
- the LOC117299594 gene encoding THAP domain-containing protein 1-like: MPACASINCTNRQLRGCGKTFHVFPFSQPEILKKWVISMKRDNWSPSKKSVLCSDHFEQSCFDRTGQTTRLKAGVVPTSFKFPVHLQKCTKKRKQPKERLLPPDADIQCAKEPMAEEMTTPSDISIIQTDHTYFTKESPRAMKHKLDVTSAKLCEMKKRLKVSQQKTRRLHKKVDSLKTVVKSLQDKQLVSNNGADVLSKTFSGVPSEIMKRMMSNKHRGKVTREQYPPVLRAFALTLQFYSTKAYKYVRKSFDLALPHPTVIRKWYSGINGEPGFTQEAFTALQCKVKEAQATKMEIPCALMLDEMAIRKHV; this comes from the exons ATGCCGGCGTGTGCATCTATAAACTGCACAAACAGACAACTACGAGGATGTGGAAAGACATTTCATGT CTTTCCATTCAGCCAACCCGAGATTTTAAAGAAATGGGTAATCAGCATGAAGCGGGACAATTGGAGCCCTTCAAAGAAAAGTGTGCTTTGCTCCGATCATTTTGAGCAGTCATGCTTTGATAGAACGGGACAGACAACCAGACTCAAAGCAGGTGTTGTGCCAACATCATTTAAATTTCCAGTGCACCTTCAGAAG TGtacaaagaaaagaaagcaACCCAAGGAAAGACTTCTCCCACCGGATGCTGACATACAATGTGCAAAGGAACCCATGGCAGAAGAAATGACTACCCCCAGTGATATTTCAATCATACAAACAGATCACACATACTTCACCAAGGAAAGTCCACGAGCTATGAAGCACAAGTTGGATGTCACATCTGCCAAGCTTTGCGAGATGAAGAAACGATTGAAGGTCTCGCAACAGAAAACAAGACGCCTTCATAAAAAGGTAGATTCGTTAAAAACTGTTGTTAAGTCATTACAGGACAAGCAACTTGTCTCTAATAATGGGGCTgatgtattgtcaaagacattttCAGGTGTTCCGTCCGAGATCATGAAGAGAATGATGTCAAATAAACACAGAGGAAAGGTCACTCGTGAGCAGTACCCACCTGTGCTTCGAGCTTTTGCATTGACTCTTCAGTTCTACTCCACCAAGGCCTACAAGTACGTCCGTAAGTCATTTGACTTAGCACTTCCACACCCCACAGTAATTCGAAAATGGTACAGTGGTATCAATGGGGAACCTGGCTTCACACAGGAAGCTTTCACAGCACTTCAGTGTAAGGTAAAGGAAGCACAAGCAACAAAGATGGAAATTCCATGTGCACTGATGCTTGACGAAATGGCCATCAGAAAACATGTCTAG